The nucleotide sequence ATTTAAAAAAAATCAAAAGGGTGGTACCCCACCAATTTCTACTGCATCTTTGCCTGATATAGTATTTATGTTATTATTCTTTTTTATGGTAACTACTGTGATGCGGGAAACAGAAATGTTAGTTGACAACACTCTTCCTCAAGCAACTGAAGTAAAAAAACTTGAAAGAAAATCCCTAGTATCCTACATATATATAGGAGCACCTAGAGGGCTTAATAGAAAAAACCAATTTGGAACAAAAGCTAAAATCCAACTTAATGATTCTTATTCAAATGTAGGTGATATACAGGCATTTATTGCAGCTGAAAGAGAAAGTCGAGCGGAAGAAGAAATTCCTTTACTTACTACATCGATTAAAGCTGATGTGGATGTTAAAATGGGTATAATATCCGACATAAAAGAAGAGCTAAGAAAAGCGCAAGCTTATAAAATTAATTATTCTACTCGTAAAGAAATAAAATAAATCATTA is from Flavobacteriales bacterium TMED191 and encodes:
- a CDS encoding biopolymer transporter ExbD translates to MSKFKKNQKGGTPPISTASLPDIVFMLLFFFMVTTVMRETEMLVDNTLPQATEVKKLERKSLVSYIYIGAPRGLNRKNQFGTKAKIQLNDSYSNVGDIQAFIAAERESRAEEEIPLLTTSIKADVDVKMGIISDIKEELRKAQAYKINYSTRKEIK